tttcttttttcttttgaggcggagtctccctctgtcgccgagactggagtgcagtggcgtgatcagctcactgcaagctccgcctcctgggttcacgccattctcttgtcccagcctcctgagtagctgggaatacaggcgcccgccaccacgcccggctaatttgttgtatttttttagtagagacggggtttcaccgtgttagccaggatggtctcaatctcctgacctcgtgatccacccgcctcagcctcccaaagtgctgggattacaggcgtgagccaccacgcccggccacatccCAAGCTTTTATCATTGAGTAGCTCCTAAAATGACTTGAACTGAGGAAGTAGAAGGAACCACTGTGAGTTTTTTCTCATGCTGCTTTCAAGCTCTGGGATGGGCTGTGACTTACCACAGCACCCGTTGCCCTTTTGAGCTCATGAAGCACGACACTTGGACAGAGTATTGGAGTGGGACTGCTCCCTGCCTTGACTTGTCTTCCATATTTTCTCAGAGGAAAACCAGACACAGGTCAGCGTTTATGTCAGCAGTGATAATCCCCTAGCAGGATTTATGAATCTTCCCTCTAGCCAACACCTAGGAGCAGTATAGATAAATGCATTTCCAAGTCTGGAAAGTGGGAAGTGAAAAGAGCCAGGATGTTCACAGATGATGACCTTAGGGGCCAGGATGCTCATCCCCACTGGGACAGTTGTAGCCCGCATTCCTAGACTAGCATGGGAGAGAAGCCAGTCAGCAATTCCAACGGCAGTATCTGCATTTCCCCTTATCATTCAGTTCCCATCTCATGGAACCGAGGGGTGGGCGCATACACATACGTGTAGGGACATGAGTGTGCTTGTCCTGAGGTGGCTCCCTGGCCCCGCTGGCCTGGGGTTATGCTTCATCTGCTAGGTACTGGTGATCAGGAGTGATTTGTTAAGCGTTAAGTGCTTGAGGAGGTTGAGACACAGCCAGTGCTCCAGGAGATCCATGTGATGGGTTTTATAGGCCAGTCAGCCCTCCTTCAAGGCATTCCAGCCCTTCCAGCCCTCCTTTAGGGACTACAGCCGTGGTCCCACTTCTTAGAAAAATGCCCAGGCATAAGATGCAGCTGTGGGCAGTCAAGTATTGAATGCACAGGCATCCCCTGCCTTGCGGAAGCCACTCCCCCACCTAAAATCTGCCCACTTCTCTTGTCACTGTGTTCTGAGGCCGTTTCCTCTGGGGGTGTTTTGGGTGAAACCTGGTCTGATTGGGTGAGTTTGTCACGTGGCAGCTACATGTCTTTATTTGGTTTGTCTATTTTAGTCCTCCTAACACTAGTCTTtccaccacccccccccccactttGCCCTCTCTCTTTCTGGCTCCTCCATTCACAAGACAGTGTTTGATGAGGCAAAGTGGGGGTGCAGGTACCTCCAAGACAACTCCCAGCATCTAGTCGCCAAGCTGATAGACTTTCTGCAGTGTTGATTTAATTAGAGGGGAACCAGGTGCTCTGTGCTGTCTCacttgactgattttttttttttttttagttttagttttaggtAAAGAGACTTTATCTTGGTTGTTTAAGAAATCGTCTTGTGTGTGTAGGGTGAGACGGCAGCCTGCAGCGCCCTGAGGGCTGGGGGTGCCCAAAGTGCCCTTTCTTTAAAAAGCTTACATTTGCTATATTTCCAAAAAGATGTCTTGCTTTTGTTTCTGCTGGGCCATGAAAAGGCCTTGGATGTGTGACATTTCACCTTTACATCAGCACCGCTGTGTCTGTCCTCTTGTAGTCTTTCTTTGTCAACATAGTCTTTCTTTGCCAAGCCCAGTGCTTGCCTCTGGACATCGTGCCGGCATGTCAGATGTGGGCCTTCAGATGGAGCCGGGTGGAGGCTGTGGAGCAGTTTCCTGAGCGCGAGGTCTCTGTTCTTTCCGACCTGCTTGGCCCTGATTCCTCACCACCTGGGCAGTTTgctttggttggttggttgtttctGGGGGAGTCTTAACTGGCTGGGCATTTCCTTCTCACACCTGTGTGATTTCACTGGCATTATTGTAAAGAAAGCATCACTGtgttcacacacatgcacagactcTCACAGGTACACAcagctagaatgtaagctcctcgTGGGCAGGAATCTTCTCTCCTTTTCGTCTATTGTGGATGATGTGCCTCCCATGCTTCCAACGGTGGTGGGGTCTGACATAGCAGACACCCAACAAGTACTTGTTCTTGGTGTCTGGAAGTCAAGCTGTGCTGGACTGAGGAGGCAGGCCCCCTTCGTGCAGTCCATGGGCAGCTCAGTGGCTGTTTCTTGGACAAGCCCAGTTCCTCTCCCCACTCCAAGAGCGACTGGTCTTCATTCTCGTCTCTGGTGCGGCTGTTACACACCCAGCTTTCCACTCTGGCAGAGAGGGTGCGGTGGGGCACGGAAAAGCCCCAGGCCCTCCCTCATAGTCAGCCCTTCTCTTTTGCAGGGGGAGCTGATCACCTTCTATTACTATTGGAAGAAGACCCCCGAAGCAGCCAGCTCCCGAGCCCATCGTAGGCACCGCAGGCAGGCCGTGTTCAGGAGGATTAAGACTCGCACTGCGTCCACACCTGTCAACACACCCTCCAGACCCCCGTCCAGTGAATTCTGTGAGTAGGGGTCTTGGCACCACAGTGAGCGGAGGGGAGACTGTTCACAGGCAGCCTGTCCCACTCTGGGCCCATAGGAGCTGATGGCTCCAGGAAACATGAGTGGGTGTGCACCCATGTTCCAGTGCATGTGTGAAACCTGACCTAAATATAGGCctatggtgggggtggggaacagGGTGAGGATTCAGGAGGGAGACTTTAGAACATTATttgtacatttaaatatttctcataAACTCGACATCATCTTAggtttttacaaaaaatatacgTCTTGGCCTGGGATGTTTTTGGCCTTTTCTTGGGAAAGTTTTCCATTTGACAGGTGATGTACTTGATGTCCTGTTTGAATTCTCATTGCACTTTTGGTTGTAATAAGATCAGATtaacactttcttctttttcctcctgctTTACCAAGATCCTCTTTTTGGTCCCAGTATGATGTACAATCTAATGGTGCTGGAGCCCACACCTTCTCACTCCTAAAAAACTGGGATGTAGCAAAAATGCCTTATAGCTCTGTCCTGGCCTGGGACGTTGAACCCGAGGGGCGCCTGTGTTGCTCATGCAGGCGACCAGAAATCACCTAGCAGGACTGGTGGGGGACACTCGGTGAAGATGGAATTTCTCAGGATTGCCTGGACATATTAGGGAGGGGGGCAGCATGGGCGCACTTGTCCCAGTTCAGACTCACCCGTTACGGGCATCAGTGACAGGGCAGGCCCTTAAGTATGGCCCCTCACGCATAAGCCGTCTGTTCTGGTGACTGACACTGAGGAGCTCGAAGTGGTCCTTTACAGAcactgtcccacctcagcctgtgcAGCCAGCCAGTCTGGCTGGTGGCCAGAGCCTGCAGCAGGCCAGAGGTCACAGGGGACCCCCCCGCCTTGGCTGAGTATAATGGTGTCTTCCCCCACCCTCACTATGTGCCTGCCACGCCCAGTGGACCTGAGTTCAGCCAGTGAAGATGACTTCGACAGTGAGGACAGCGAGCAGGAGCTGAAGGGGTACGCCTGCCGCCACTGCTTCACCACCAGTAAGTGGCCTCGTCACGCCCCTGGGTTGGGGCGGGGGCACAAGCACTTCTATGTTCTGAACATTTCATGCATCCAGCTGGAAGCCTGCCAGGGACAGTACTTGATTTGACATTTGCATTGTGCTTCGGGATTAGAGAAAGTTAGAAATGTTTAGTTTACTTTACTCCCCTGCTTGGCAGTCGGTATGGAATACTGACTGGTAGGCAGGACAAGCTGAGTGGGATCGGTGGTTGACACTGTGGTTCCTAGGAGCTTGCTACCAGCTTTTCCTGGGCACCCCAAGATGAAGTGGGCAGCAGATGCTTCTGAATGCCTCTCCTCCTGGCCCTGGGGGAGCAGGGCAGCGCTAGCTCTGGGGTGTTCGGGCCCAGGACTGCATGGTGCTGGTGGCATCAAGTTTGGGTAGAGCCCACAGAAGGGCCCCTCTGCCCAGACATctgcagggagagggagggtTTCCAAGGCTGGCCCCTGCCACTTCCCTCACACAGCCTCTAAAGATTGGCACCACGGAGGCCGGGAGAACATCCTGCTTTGCACCGACTGTCGCATCCACTTCAAGAAATACGGCGAGCTCCCACCTATTGAGAAGCCTGTGGACCCACCACCGTTTATGTTCAAACCCGTCAAGGAAGAGGATGATGGGCTCAGTGGGAAGCATAGCATGAGGACACGGCGGAGTCGGGGCTCGGTGAGTCCCCTGAGGCCATGGGGCTCCTGGCAACTTCTTCAGTTTCCTGGGATGTGTCGAGGCCTGAGCCTACCAGGGGGAGGAAGCGAAAGTCTTGTTTACCAGAGCCCTGGAGGGGAGCTGCTTTGCCTGAGGCAAGGCAGTAGCTTGCCTGTGGGCTGGGAAAAGCGCTCTGTTCTCTCCTTCGAGGGGCCCCAGGGCGGCATGCCGCCCTGGGTTTTATAGCAAACTCTTAGCTTCTGGCTCAGTGCAGGCTCTCCAAGGCCCTGGGAGCTTCTTGCGGTGTCAATTCCATTGTAGCAAATCTCTGCTATTTTAAATTTGCAGGCTCTTTTGTGTTAGGgtgtttgtggtttttttaaaatgtttgatccCATTTTGGAAACTTCTGGTACATTTTTCTGCTCACTGCATAGCTCCTCCCATAAAGAGACTTTGTTTTCTAGGTTGGAAATGTGCCAGAGACTTTGGGAGGGGCTGTTTCCAGGTTTGGGGCTGAGGGTACTGACAGGGTCTTTCCCTTGAGCCTCCCCTATGGCCCCTTCAGGCAGGTGGGTGGGACCTTCCTCCGCCCCTTGTATGCTGTCAGGGCTGGCCCGCCCCGCTCACTCAGAAGGGAGCGGTCCACCAGCCAGAACCGTTGTCTCCTGGTCTCCTGATCTCTTCTGAGCCCTCATGGCTTTGCAGAAACATGCTGAAGCCCTCAGCGGCTTGGGGAGCTGAGCAGCTTTATTTGACAGCTTCATCTCTTTGGGTCACTTCCTGTCCTGTTAGATTAAATCCACAGGCGTTTGATTTCATTTGGTTTGGTTGAGAGAATGGACAATTATGAGGAATAAACAGAAAGGGTAGGGTGCTTTAAAGATGGCCCCAGTCGACTTTCTGCCACTCAGAAAGCGTGGTTCATTTCCAGCACACGTTGTTCAGGACAGTCCCTTGGGATGAGTGCTTTAGGTTTGAGAACCGCTTTCTGGCATGAGCCCACCCATTTCCCCACCTCTTCCCTGAGCTCCACACGGACCTTCATGCAGCCAGCGACGGGCAGGGTAGCCTATTGTTTGCCAAGGTCTAGGATTTGCTGAGAGGCTGATGGGGTGTGCTCTTCAGGCTCCTTCCTGTGGGCTGGGCTCAGGTGGGCCCACATGGGGACCGGGAATCTGGTGTCACCAGTCTTTGGTTTGGGTGGGCAGATGTCGACACTACGCAGTGGTCGGAAGAAGCAGCCAGCAAGCCCTGATGGTCGCACCTCACCCATCAATGAAGACATCCGCTCCAGTGGCCGGAACTCCCCTAGCGCTGCCAGCACCTCCAGCAATGACAGTAAAGCAGAGACAGTGAAGAAGTCGGGCAAGGTCAGGTGCTGGGGGAATAGTAGGGGCTATTCTGTCCCTCCCTTCCATTAAAACTGGGTTGCTGGCATTCGTGATCAGCTCCCTCAGACACAAGGATGCAGCTCAGCATTGTCCTGGCCTAGGGCTGCAGACTGAAGGCTGGGGGCCTAGAGAAAGGGGCTCCAGCACCAACCCTTGGGGGCCACCTCTGTCTGAAACTTCCCAAATTCTCAAAGGTAGAGAGTGTGGGGAGTGGTTAGAACGGCTCCCTCCAGAGCCAAGTACAGTCCTCCCTCGGTATCTTCTGGAGATTGGCTCCAGAGCCTCCACCTCCACCGCccaggataccaaaatccacaggtGCTCAAATCTCATATACGTTGACACAGTGTTTTGCACGTAACCAGTCACATCCTCCTGTAGACTCTAAATCATCCCTAGGTTACTTCTACTGCCCAGTACAATGTAAACGCAGTAAACAGTGGTTCCACTGCCTTGTTTAGGAGACAATGACAAGAAAACACTATGTGCATGTTCAGTATAGATGTAACCATCATAGTCCTGCCTACATTTTCAGTCCGCGGTTGCTTGAATGTGAGGATGCAAACCTACAGATGCGGAGGGCTGGCTGTCATTCCCACCCCCAGATACGTGCTCCTTCTTGGCCCTAGTTGACCCTTCTAGAGCTTTTTGCTCCTGGAGATGGAACTCAGAATGAGGGAGCAAAGTTGTCTATAAACTGTCGTCATTTCCCTGCTGAGGCTGATGGGATGGCCTCCCTTGGCCTGATTGCTCCTTGTGGGCTTCCCCctgcagaaggtgaaggaggaagcCTCTTCCCCTCTTAAGAGTACCAAACGCCAGCGGGAGAAGGTGGCCTCTGATACGGAGGAGGCTGACAGGACCAGCTCCAAGAAGACAAAAACGCAGGTGAGGTTTGCCGCTGAGCCTTGCTGAGTTAAGCTAATGCTTCTTCAGAAGCCCCCAGCCGGGGTTCTCCCTAGTCGGTGGCCGTGCCCTGTCTCCTAGTGTGGGGCTGGAGTGGCCCTTGACACTGGCTGGGTTGGGGCACGACCTGTGGTTCTGGAGCTAAGCTTGCTACTTCATCTGCTCAAACCCTTACTGTGTGTCCAGTGCTGGCGGTGCAGAGCAGACAGGGCTCTGCCCTCCTGGGACTTCCATCCTTCCCTTCTCTGATTCTAGGAGATCAGCCGGCCCAACTCACCATCTGAAGGCGAGGGAGAGAGTTCAGACAGTCGCAGCGTCAACGATGAGGGTAGCAGTGACCCCAAAGACATCGACCAGGACAATCGCAGCACGTCCCCGAGCATCCCCAGCCCCCAGGACAATGAGAGTGACTCGGACTCGTCAGCCCAGCAGCAGATGCTGcaggcccagcccccagccttgcAGGCTCCCACTGGGGTCACCCCAGCTCCCTCCTCAGCTCCTCCAGGGACCCCTCAGCTGCCTGCGCCAGGGCCCATGCCTTCTGCCACTGCAGTTCCCCCGCAGGGCTCCCCCACGGCCTCCCAGGCCCCTAACCAGCCGCAGGCTCCCACAGCGCCTGTTCCGCATACCCACATCCAACAGGCACCGGCCCTGCACCCCCAGCGGCCACCCTCCCCGCATCCCCCGCCACATCCCTCACCGCACCCCCCTCTGCAGCCTCTGACTGGGTCGGCAGGCCAGCCCTCTGCACCGTCTCATGCCCAGCCCACCCTGCACGGTCAGGGCCCACCTGGCCCTCACAGCCTACAGACTGGGCCCCTGCTGCAGCACCCAGGCCCCCCACAGCCCTTTGGCCTCCCTCCCCAGGCCTCCCAAGGCCAGGCCCCTCTGGGGACCTCCCCAGCCGCAGCACACCCTCACACCTCCCTGCAGCTGCCAGCCTCTCAGTCGGCGCTGCAGTCCCAACAGCCTCCACGGGAGCAGCCCCTGCCGCCAGCGCCCTTGGCCATGCCCCACATCAAGCCCCCGCCCACCACTCCCATCCCCCAGCTGCCGGCGCCACAGGCCCACAAGCACCCTCCCCACCTCTCAGGGCCCTCGCCCTTCTCCATGAATGCCAACCTGCCGCCCCCTCCAGCCCTGAAGCCCCTGAGCTCCCTGTCCACACACCATCCCCCGTCGGctcaccccccacccctgcagctCATGCCTCAGAGCCAGCCGTTGCCCTCCTCACCTGCCCAGCCCCCTGGGCTGACCCAGAGCCAGAACCTGCCCccgcctcctgcctcccaccccccTACAGGCCTCCACCAGGTGGCCCCCCAACCCCCATTTGCTCAGCACCCCTTTGTCCCTGGAGGCCCTCCTCCCATCACCCCTCCGACCTGCCCCTCCACCTCTACCCCACCGGCGGGACCTGGCACCTCAGCCCAGCCACCCTGTTCTGCTGCGGTGGCTTCAGGAGGCAGCATAGCAGGGGGGTCATCCTGCCCACTCCCCACGGTCCAGATCAAGGAGGAGGCTCTGGATGACGCTGAGGAGCCTGAgagcccccctcccccaccaaggAGCCCATCCCCTGAGCCCACTGTGGTGGACACCCCCAGCCACGCCAGCCAGTCAGCTAGGTAAGCTTCCTAGAGCTCCGGGACAGGTCAGGCACAGGTGGGCTGGTGGGGGCAAGTTCtggtgggagggagggacggGGTGGGTTTTGGCAGGAGCTCCCAGCAAGATCTGTGGCTTTTCTCAGGTTCTACAAACACCTGGACCGGGGCTACAACTCGTGTGCACGGACAGACCTGTACTTCATGCCTCTGGCCGGGTCCAAGCTGGCCaagaagagggaggaggccaTTGAGAAGGCCAAGCGCGAGGCTGAGCAGAAAGCCCGAGAGGAGCGAGAGcgggagaaggaaaaggagaaggagcgGGAGCGGGAACGAGAGCGGGAGCGCGAGGCAGAGCGGGCAGCTGTGAGTCCAGGGTTGGCGAGGTGTGAGGGGGGCGCTGTTCCGTCCTGCGCCTGAGAGCCACGCTGGGCCACCCAGCACTGCCCTTGgctgcctgactcggcctcctgGCAGCTAGAGGGTTGGGTGCTATTTACACCCTCTCTCCACGCCTGACGGGGGCTGCACGTCCCAAGCTGCCGGGGTAACTGCACATGGCAGGTCTAGGCTGACTCCCAGCAGTAACTGGGCGTCCTCCTGCCTGAGGGCCTTCAAGGAAAGGGCCTGTCCTTCCCCTGTAGCCTTTGGGTTCATAACTTCTAAGTAATTTGAAGGAGCCAGGGAGAAGCACAAGGGGTGCCTTGAGAGAAGACCCGAGCACTCAGGCGGTAACCAGGCCTCGAGGGGCCTCTCCAGCTGTCCTGCCTGTGGCCGCCTcatgggctgggtgctgtggtggTGGCCAGCTCTCTGCTGTCGTCGGGAGGAGAGGGCAgccaacccaggaggtggcatgAGGGGCTCCCGGTGAGGTTCCTGGCCTGCTGGGCTCACTCACCCGTGCCCCCTGGCTGTCACTGCCAGGCACACCCTCACACGTAGACACCTCACGCATGAGCTTTGTCTCACAGGGGCACACTCCCATCTGGGCCTGAGGGGAGCTGCAGGCACAGATGAGCCCGACCCTGCAGGGCCTGGACTGCATCCTGGTGTCAGGCCAAGGCCAGGGCCGGGTCTCTGTGGAGGGACCAGGGTGGCCTGTCAGAGCAGGCCAGGAGCAGGACCAGGCCCACCTCCGCATTATGGGTCAAGCGGAGACGCTCTGGGGCGCTCTGGGGACCcctcatgttttcttttccttccgcAGAAGGCATCCAGCTCAGCGCATGAAGGTCGTCTCAGTGACCCCCAGCTCAGTGGTCCTGGCCATATGCGGCCATCCTTCGAGCCACCACCCACCACCATTGCTGCCGTGCCCCCCTACATCGGGCCTGACACACCTGCCCTTCGGACTTTGAGCGAGTACGCCCGGCCCCATGTCATGTCGCCCACCAACCGCAACCACCCCTTCTACATGCCCCTTAACCCCACGGACCCCCTGCTGGCCTACCACATGCCTGGCCTCTACAACGTCGACCCCACCATCCGCGAGCGGGAGCTCCGGGAGCGGGAGATCCGAGAGCGGGAGATCCGGGAGCGCGAGCTGCGGGAGAGGATGAAACCGGGCTTCGAGGTGAAGCCCCCAGAGCTGGACCCCCTACACCCAGCCGCCAACCCCATGGAGCACTTTGCCCGGCACAGCGCCCTCACCATACCCCCGACGGCCGGGCCCCACCCTTTTGCTTCTTTCCACCCGGGCCTGAACCCCTTGGAGAGGGAGAGACTGGCCCTGGCGGGCCCCCAGCTGCGGCCCGAGATGAGCTACCCTGACAGACTGGCAGCAGAGCGTATCCACGCAGAGCGCATGGCATCACTGACCAGCGACCCCCTGGCCCGACTGCAGATGTTCAACGTGACTCCACACCATCACCAGCACTCACACATtcactcccacctccacctccaccagcaGGACCCCCTCCACCAAGGTGCGTGCCCCGGCGTGGCAGGTGGGACAGAGGCACAGGGAGGGGTGCAGAGCCTGATGAGTGACAGTCACCATCCAGGAGC
This DNA window, taken from Macaca mulatta isolate MMU2019108-1 chromosome 1, T2T-MMU8v2.0, whole genome shotgun sequence, encodes the following:
- the RERE gene encoding arginine-glutamic acid dipeptide repeats protein isoform X13, with the translated sequence MRPRCCRPRPSGTWAGDPAAWEGPQPRGRPIPKLAAKRFVKGLRQYGKNFFRIRKELLPNKETTNSAGAGSESRSTSSVTCHCLSPTQLRLGELITFYYYWKKTPEAASSRAHRRHRRQAVFRRIKTRTASTPVNTPSRPPSSEFLDLSSASEDDFDSEDSEQELKGYACRHCFTTTSKDWHHGGRENILLCTDCRIHFKKYGELPPIEKPVDPPPFMFKPVKEEDDGLSGKHSMRTRRSRGSMSTLRSGRKKQPASPDGRTSPINEDIRSSGRNSPSAASTSSNDSKAETVKKSGKKVKEEASSPLKSTKRQREKVASDTEEADRTSSKKTKTQEISRPNSPSEGEGESSDSRSVNDEGSSDPKDIDQDNRSTSPSIPSPQDNESDSDSSAQQQMLQAQPPALQAPTGVTPAPSSAPPGTPQLPAPGPMPSATAVPPQGSPTASQAPNQPQAPTAPVPHTHIQQAPALHPQRPPSPHPPPHPSPHPPLQPLTGSAGQPSAPSHAQPTLHGQGPPGPHSLQTGPLLQHPGPPQPFGLPPQASQGQAPLGTSPAAAHPHTSLQLPASQSALQSQQPPREQPLPPAPLAMPHIKPPPTTPIPQLPAPQAHKHPPHLSGPSPFSMNANLPPPPALKPLSSLSTHHPPSAHPPPLQLMPQSQPLPSSPAQPPGLTQSQNLPPPPASHPPTGLHQVAPQPPFAQHPFVPGGPPPITPPTCPSTSTPPAGPGTSAQPPCSAAVASGGSIAGGSSCPLPTVQIKEEALDDAEEPESPPPPPRSPSPEPTVVDTPSHASQSARFYKHLDRGYNSCARTDLYFMPLAGSKLAKKREEAIEKAKREAEQKAREEREREKEKEKEREREREREREAERAAKASSSAHEGRLSDPQLSGPGHMRPSFEPPPTTIAAVPPYIGPDTPALRTLSEYARPHVMSPTNRNHPFYMPLNPTDPLLAYHMPGLYNVDPTIRERELREREIREREIRERELRERMKPGFEVKPPELDPLHPAANPMEHFARHSALTIPPTAGPHPFASFHPGLNPLERERLALAGPQLRPEMSYPDRLAAERIHAERMASLTSDPLARLQMFNVTPHHHQHSHIHSHLHLHQQDPLHQGSAGPVHPLVDPLTAGPHLARFPYPPGTLPNPLLGQPPHEHEMLRHPVFGTPYPRDLPGAIPPPMSAAHQLQAMHAQSAELQRLAMEQQWLHGHPHMHGGHLPSQEDYYSRLKKEGDKQL
- the RERE gene encoding arginine-glutamic acid dipeptide repeats protein isoform X5, with translation MTADKDKDKEKEKDRDRDRDREREKRDKARESENSRPRRSCTLEGGAKNYAESDHSEDEDNDNNSATAEESTKKNKKKPPKKKSRYERTDTGEITSYITEDDVVYRPGDCVYIESRRPNTPYFICSIQDFKLSKRDHLLMNVKWYYRQSEVPDSVYQHLVQDRHNENDSGRELVITDPVIKNRELFISDYVDTYHAAALRGKCNISHFSDIFAAREFKARVDSFFYILGYNPETRRLNSTQGEIRVGPSHQAKLPDLQPFPSPDGDTVTQHEELVWMPGVNDCDLLMYLRAARSMAAFAGMCDGGSTEDGCVAASRDDTTLNALNTLHESGYDAGKALQRLVKKPVPKLIEKCWTEDEVKRFVKGLRQYGKNFFRIRKELLPNKETTNSAGAGSESRSTSSVTCHCLSPTQLRLGELITFYYYWKKTPEAASSRAHRRHRRQAVFRRIKTRTASTPVNTPSRPPSSEFLDLSSASEDDFDSEDSEQELKGYACRHCFTTTSKDWHHGGRENILLCTDCRIHFKKYGELPPIEKPVDPPPFMFKPVKEEDDGLSGKHSMRTRRSRGSMSTLRSGRKKQPASPDGRTSPINEDIRSSGRNSPSAASTSSNDSKAETVKKSGKKVKEEASSPLKSTKRQREKVASDTEEADRTSSKKTKTQEISRPNSPSEGEGESSDSRSVNDEGSSDPKDIDQDNRSTSPSIPSPQDNESDSDSSAQQQMLQAQPPALQAPTGVTPAPSSAPPGTPQLPAPGPMPSATAVPPQGSPTASQAPNQPQAPTAPVPHTHIQQAPALHPQRPPSPHPPPHPSPHPPLQPLTGSAGQPSAPSHAQPTLHGQGPPGPHSLQTGPLLQHPGPPQPFGLPPQASQGQAPLGTSPAAAHPHTSLQLPASQSALQSQQPPREQPLPPAPLAMPHIKPPPTTPIPQLPAPQAHKHPPHLSGPSPFSMNANLPPPPALKPLSSLSTHHPPSAHPPPLQLMPQSQPLPSSPAQPPGLTQSQNLPPPPASHPPTGLHQVAPQPPFAQHPFVPGGPPPITPPTCPSTSTPPAGPGTSAQPPCSAAVASGGSIAGGSSCPLPTVQIKEEALDDAEEPESPPPPPRSPSPEPTVVDTPSHASQSARFYKHLDRGYNSCARTDLYFMPLAGSKLAKKREEAIEKAKREAEQKAREEREREKEKEKEREREREREREAERAAKASSSAHEGRLSDPQLSGPGHMRPSFEPPPTTIAAVPPYIGPDTPALRTLSEYARPHVMSPTNRNHPFYMPLNPTDPLLAYHMPGLYNVDPTIRERELREREIREREIRERELRERMKPGFEVKPPELDPLHPAANPMEHFARHSALTIPPTAGPHPFASFHPGLNPLERERLALAGPQLRPEMSYPDRLAAERIHAERMASLTSDPLARLQMFNVTPHHHQHSHIHSHLHLHQQDPLHQGSAGPVHPLVDPLTAGPHLARFPYPPGTLPNPLLGQPPHEHEMLRHPVFGTPYPRDLPGAIPPPMSAAHQLQAMHAQSAELQRLAMEQQWLHGHPHMHGGHLPSQEDYYSRLKKEGDKQL
- the RERE gene encoding arginine-glutamic acid dipeptide repeats protein, translating into MTADKDKDKEKEKDRDRDRDREREKRDKARESENSRPRRSCTLEGGAKNYAESDHSEDEDNDNNSATAEESTKKNKKKPPKKKSRYERTDTGEITSYITEDDVVYRPGDCVYIESRRPNTPYFICSIQDFKLVHNSQACCRSPTPALCDPPACSLPVASQPPQHLSEAGRGPVGSKRDHLLMNVKWYYRQSEVPDSVYQHLVQDRHNENDSGRELVITDPVIKNRELFISDYVDTYHAAALRGKCNISHFSDIFAAREFKARVDSFFYILGYNPETRRLNSTQGEIRVGPSHQAKLPDLQPFPSPDGDTVTQHEELVWMPGVNDCDLLMYLRAARSMAAFAGMCDGGSTEDGCVAASRDDTTLNALNTLHESGYDAGKALQRLVKKPVPKLIEKCWTEDEVKRFVKGLRQYGKNFFRIRKELLPNKETGELITFYYYWKKTPEAASSRAHRRHRRQAVFRRIKTRTASTPVNTPSRPPSSEFLDLSSASEDDFDSEDSEQELKGYACRHCFTTTSKDWHHGGRENILLCTDCRIHFKKYGELPPIEKPVDPPPFMFKPVKEEDDGLSGKHSMRTRRSRGSMSTLRSGRKKQPASPDGRTSPINEDIRSSGRNSPSAASTSSNDSKAETVKKSGKKVKEEASSPLKSTKRQREKVASDTEEADRTSSKKTKTQEISRPNSPSEGEGESSDSRSVNDEGSSDPKDIDQDNRSTSPSIPSPQDNESDSDSSAQQQMLQAQPPALQAPTGVTPAPSSAPPGTPQLPAPGPMPSATAVPPQGSPTASQAPNQPQAPTAPVPHTHIQQAPALHPQRPPSPHPPPHPSPHPPLQPLTGSAGQPSAPSHAQPTLHGQGPPGPHSLQTGPLLQHPGPPQPFGLPPQASQGQAPLGTSPAAAHPHTSLQLPASQSALQSQQPPREQPLPPAPLAMPHIKPPPTTPIPQLPAPQAHKHPPHLSGPSPFSMNANLPPPPALKPLSSLSTHHPPSAHPPPLQLMPQSQPLPSSPAQPPGLTQSQNLPPPPASHPPTGLHQVAPQPPFAQHPFVPGGPPPITPPTCPSTSTPPAGPGTSAQPPCSAAVASGGSIAGGSSCPLPTVQIKEEALDDAEEPESPPPPPRSPSPEPTVVDTPSHASQSARFYKHLDRGYNSCARTDLYFMPLAGSKLAKKREEAIEKAKREAEQKAREEREREKEKEKEREREREREREAERAAKASSSAHEGRLSDPQLSGPGHMRPSFEPPPTTIAAVPPYIGPDTPALRTLSEYARPHVMSPTNRNHPFYMPLNPTDPLLAYHMPGLYNVDPTIRERELREREIREREIRERELRERMKPGFEVKPPELDPLHPAANPMEHFARHSALTIPPTAGPHPFASFHPGLNPLERERLALAGPQLRPEMSYPDRLAAERIHAERMASLTSDPLARLQMFNVTPHHHQHSHIHSHLHLHQQDPLHQGSAGPVHPLVDPLTAGPHLARFPYPPGTLPNPLLGQPPHEHEMLRHPVFGTPYPRDLPGAIPPPMSAAHQLQAMHAQSAELQRLAMEQQWLHGHPHMHGGHLPSQEDYYSRLKKEGDKQL